A region of Selenomonadales bacterium 4137-cl DNA encodes the following proteins:
- the dcm gene encoding DNA (cytosine-5-)-methyltransferase, which produces MADARQLTFIDFFSGIGGFRRGLELAGMKCVGFSENDKFAVRSYRAMYNTEGEWYGGDITKLRADDIPQADIWTAGSPCQNLSVAGGRSGLHGDRSGLFFDFVDLLKSKAEEDKPEWVILENVKGLLSSNAGWDFLEYLCELAKAGYDVQWQIFNSKDYGVPQNRERVYTVGHLGSRGRREILPFGRESGSGLRQIIGGMQGYRVYDPAGISVALASQAGGAGAKTGLYFVNRPTIGRYKASDCCQTLKARDYKAPVMAIQKTHGATTTIKQEETGSLQAARLDKIPCVMPVLTPDRKEKRQNGRRLKDPDEPMFTLTGQDRHGVAALEHARFRIRRLTPKECWRLQGFSDELFEKAKAVNSDSQLYKQAGNAVTVNVAFEVACALLISTLTEAMEV; this is translated from the coding sequence ATGGCTGATGCAAGGCAGCTTACTTTTATCGATTTCTTTTCCGGCATCGGCGGTTTTCGCCGGGGCTTGGAACTGGCCGGCATGAAGTGTGTCGGATTTAGCGAAAACGACAAATTTGCGGTGCGGTCTTACCGCGCTATGTATAATACGGAAGGAGAATGGTATGGAGGTGACATCACGAAACTCCGAGCAGATGATATTCCTCAAGCAGATATATGGACTGCGGGAAGTCCTTGTCAAAACCTCTCTGTTGCAGGAGGAAGAAGCGGGCTTCACGGTGACCGAAGCGGACTGTTTTTTGACTTCGTTGACCTCCTCAAAAGCAAAGCGGAAGAAGATAAACCCGAATGGGTTATCCTCGAAAATGTTAAAGGCCTTTTATCTAGCAATGCCGGATGGGATTTCCTCGAATATCTCTGTGAGCTGGCCAAAGCTGGGTACGATGTCCAGTGGCAGATTTTCAATTCCAAAGATTACGGAGTCCCCCAAAACCGGGAGCGGGTGTATACTGTCGGACATCTTGGAAGCCGCGGTCGACGAGAAATACTACCTTTCGGACGAGAGAGCGGCAGCGGTCTTAGGCAAATTATCGGCGGGATGCAAGGCTACCGGGTGTATGACCCAGCTGGAATAAGCGTGGCTTTGGCCAGCCAGGCGGGCGGTGCCGGGGCAAAAACCGGCCTGTATTTTGTAAACCGGCCGACGATTGGCCGGTATAAAGCAAGCGATTGCTGCCAAACGCTGAAGGCGAGGGACTATAAAGCGCCGGTCATGGCTATTCAGAAGACCCATGGCGCTACCACCACCATCAAGCAGGAGGAAACCGGGAGCCTGCAAGCCGCGCGGCTTGATAAAATTCCCTGCGTGATGCCGGTTCTGACGCCGGACCGGAAAGAAAAAAGGCAGAACGGCAGGCGGCTTAAAGACCCGGATGAGCCGATGTTCACTCTCACGGGGCAGGACAGACACGGCGTAGCCGCCCTGGAACACGCCCGTTTTCGGATACGGCGGCTAACTCCCAAGGAGTGCTGGCGCTTGCAGGGGTTTTCCGATGAACTGTTTGAGAAAGCCAAGGCGGTAAACTCCGATTCGCAGCTTTACAAGCAGGCCGGCAATGCGGTCACTGTAAATGTGGCGTTTGAAGTTGCCTGCGCATTGCTAATTTCAACTTTGACGGAAGCTATGGAGGTGTGA